A genomic window from Brassica napus cultivar Da-Ae unplaced genomic scaffold, Da-Ae ScsIHWf_1059;HRSCAF=1494, whole genome shotgun sequence includes:
- the LOC111215615 gene encoding E3 ubiquitin-protein ligase CCNB1IP1 homolog isoform X1 — protein sequence MLARFSVMMGPVPSVINLMKPVDTNPNEEWVNMAMAGISPQILMKSAYRSVMFYISQRDLEMQYKMNRVVAQCRQKCEGMQAKFNEKIEQVHTAYQKMGTRCQMMEQEVENLTKDKQELQEKFSEKSRQKRKLDGMYDQLRSEYESVKRTAIQPANNFYPRQQEPEFFSNPPFNMMENREPTPKDRSFYSPGIPGSKDEIWPARQNNSNQGPFDISNDLTAIPTDLGNRRAGGGHQTFGSGGNSNPQSTLRNNLGCECTAGETQERCRRIKNAERTSIYTHSQIKLQNKKN from the exons ATGCTAGCAAGATTCTCAGTAATGATGGGGCCTGTCCCATCTGTGATCAA TTTAATGAAACCTGTGGATACCAATCCAAATGAAGAATGGGTAAAT ATGGCGATGGCTGGAATTTCACCACAAATAC TGATGAAGAGTGCATACCGAAGTGTAATGTTTTACATCTCGCAAAGAGACTTAGAGATGCAGTACAAGATGAATAGAGTTGTTGCGCAGTGTCGTCAGAAATGTGAGGGCATGCAAGCAAAGTTTAACGAGAAAATTGAGCAGGTACATACAGCATATCAGAAGATGGGCACGAGGTGTCAGATGATGGAGCAAGAGGTAGAAAACTTGACCAAGGATAAACAAGAGCTCCAAGAGAAGTTCTCCGAGAAATCAAG ACAGAAGAGGAAACTTGATGGGATGTATGACCAGCTAAGAAGTGAATATGAGTCAGTCAAACGCACAGCCATCCAACCAGCAAATAACTTCTATCCACGACAACAGGAGCCTGAATTTTTCTCAAACCCACCATTTAACATGATGGAGAACAGAGAACCCACTCCCAAAG ACCGGTCGTTTTACTCTCCTGGAATACCAGGATCCAAAGATGAGATATGGCCAGCAAGACAGAACAATTCAAACCAGGGTCCATTTGACATCTCCAACGACTTAACCGCAATACCAACTGACCTTGGAAACAGAAGAGCAGGAGGAGGACATCAAACATTTGGTAGCGGTGGCAACTCTAATCCGCAATCAACTCTACGAAACAACCTTGGCTGTGAATGTACAGCAGGGGAAACACAGGAGAGATGCAGAAGAATTAAAAATGCAGAGAGGACTTCAATTTATACCCATTCACAAATAAAATTGCAGAACAAAaagaactaa
- the LOC111215615 gene encoding E3 ubiquitin-protein ligase CCNB1IP1 homolog isoform X2: protein MLARFSVMMGPVPSVINLMKPVDTNPNEEWVNMAMAGISPQILMKSAYRSVMFYISQRDLEMQYKMNRVVAQCRQKCEGMQAKFNEKIEQVHTAYQKMGTRCQMMEQEVENLTKDKQELQEKFSEKSRQKRKLDGMYDQLRSEYESVKRTAIQPANNFYPRQQEPEFFSNPPFNMMENREPTPKGSKDEIWPARQNNSNQGPFDISNDLTAIPTDLGNRRAGGGHQTFGSGGNSNPQSTLRNNLGCECTAGETQERCRRIKNAERTSIYTHSQIKLQNKKN, encoded by the exons ATGCTAGCAAGATTCTCAGTAATGATGGGGCCTGTCCCATCTGTGATCAA TTTAATGAAACCTGTGGATACCAATCCAAATGAAGAATGGGTAAAT ATGGCGATGGCTGGAATTTCACCACAAATAC TGATGAAGAGTGCATACCGAAGTGTAATGTTTTACATCTCGCAAAGAGACTTAGAGATGCAGTACAAGATGAATAGAGTTGTTGCGCAGTGTCGTCAGAAATGTGAGGGCATGCAAGCAAAGTTTAACGAGAAAATTGAGCAGGTACATACAGCATATCAGAAGATGGGCACGAGGTGTCAGATGATGGAGCAAGAGGTAGAAAACTTGACCAAGGATAAACAAGAGCTCCAAGAGAAGTTCTCCGAGAAATCAAG ACAGAAGAGGAAACTTGATGGGATGTATGACCAGCTAAGAAGTGAATATGAGTCAGTCAAACGCACAGCCATCCAACCAGCAAATAACTTCTATCCACGACAACAGGAGCCTGAATTTTTCTCAAACCCACCATTTAACATGATGGAGAACAGAGAACCCACTCCCAAAG GATCCAAAGATGAGATATGGCCAGCAAGACAGAACAATTCAAACCAGGGTCCATTTGACATCTCCAACGACTTAACCGCAATACCAACTGACCTTGGAAACAGAAGAGCAGGAGGAGGACATCAAACATTTGGTAGCGGTGGCAACTCTAATCCGCAATCAACTCTACGAAACAACCTTGGCTGTGAATGTACAGCAGGGGAAACACAGGAGAGATGCAGAAGAATTAAAAATGCAGAGAGGACTTCAATTTATACCCATTCACAAATAAAATTGCAGAACAAAaagaactaa